The nucleotide window AATGTCGCCGTGGGGTACGGCGGACGACAGGAGATCGCGGATGCCGTCGCGACCATGCTCCGCGACAAATCGGCAAGAAGAATCCCGATAGAGACGATCATCGATGAGATCTCTATCGATGAAATCGGCAAATACCTGTATACTTATGACCTCCCCGATCCGGATCTCATCATCCGGACCAGCGGCGAGGTACGGCTGAGTGGGTTTCTGCTCTGGCAGAGCGCGTACAGCGAGTATTACTTTTGTGATGCCTACTGGCCGGTCTTCAGAAAGATCGACTTTCTCCGAGCCATTCGAAGTTTTCAGCAGCGCGAACGCCGGTTTGGGGTATGAGGAAAGAGTCGTTCCACGTTTGAGCTTCGAGGTTCGGATGGCGTCGGCGTCAGGAGGATACCAGCATGAAAACTATCAGACGAACGTCAGCACTCCTTGCGCTGTGCCTCTTGGTGCAGACGGCGGCGGCGTCCTGGGCAAGGGCTGAGGAGACGACGATAGGGGCGGATCTGTCCGCCGGCGCGATCAGCGTGATTGCCACCGTGATCACGGTACCGCTCAAGCTGGTCACGTGCGCGCTGACTGTGGCCCTTGGCGGAACGGCCTATGGGATTACCATGGGGACCAGCGAGACCATTCGGGAAGAGCTGGTGGCCGGGACCAACTACACCTGCGGGGGGCGATACTATGTGTCGCCGCAGCAGGTCAAGCAACTTGCGACAGAGTCAGAACTATACAGGTAGTCGTCATCAATAATCTATGGGGCAGCCGTGCAACGCGCTTTCGAGGTGGCAGAGCGGCTCCCCGAACCTGTTGGAGGCGCCAATGAAAATGTCCTTACGAGCTGTTGCGCTTGCGTTGGTGATATCGACGGCCCTCACCACCCAGGCTGTGGCGGGAGAACTCGCCGCGTCCTCGCCGGGTCAGAAGGCGTTACGGGGGACGGCAAATCTCTTCCTTGGGTTGATCACGGAATGGCCCAAGGCGATCTGCTATGAGGCGCGAGAGCAGGGTCCATTACTCGGGATTCCGACCGGTTTCCTGGCAGGTTTTGGTCTTGGATTGATGCGGACAGGTGCCGGGATATGGGAACTCGCGACCTTTCCGATCCCGATCCCGGCCGACTACAAGCCGCTCTTGAGCCCGCGCTATCCCTTTGAGCCGGGGCGGACGGTGGTATCGCCCGCGCTCATCGCGCGACCGCAACAGTAGGGGCGATTCGTGAATCGCCCCTACACGCCTCCAGGGTCTACGGAACGCGACGCTATCTCTTAACCAGCCTCAACGCGATCGAATTGATGCAGTAGCGCAGATATGTGGGCGGCGGTCCGTCCGGAAACACATGACCCAAGTGTGCCCCGCACCGTCGACATCGGACCTCGGTGCGTCGCATGGAAAGACTGGTGTCTTCCTCGGCGCTGATCCGCTCAGGCGCAAGGGGAGCCGCAAAGCTCGGCCACCCGGTCCCTGAGTCGAACTTGGCCTGGGCATCGAACAGTTCACTGCCGCAGCAGACGCACTGATAGATCCCGTCTTCCGTACAGTCGTAGTATTCCCCAGAAAACGGTCGTTCCGTCCCCTTCTGCCGACAGACATAAAACTGCTCCGGCGTCAGCCGCGCCTTCCACTCCTCGTCACTCTTTGGCAGCGTGTCATTCATCGGTACATGTCGTTTATGTCGGGTGACGCAGACCGGAGAGATCAACGCGCCACTGCTCCTCTTCGAGGTAGAAGTGAAGGTTGATCCGATACGACTGCTCCGTGGCGGATCCGGGGAGGCTCTTGGTCTCGAAAAGTAGTGTAGCCGACACGACGACGTGACCGGACGATACCGGTCTGATCTCGACATGACGAAGCCGCTTATCGCAGCATGCAAGCTGCCACCGACTGCCAGCCATCTTCTGAGCGAAT belongs to Candidatus Methylomirabilota bacterium and includes:
- a CDS encoding exosortase system-associated protein, TIGR04073 family → MKMSLRAVALALVISTALTTQAVAGELAASSPGQKALRGTANLFLGLITEWPKAICYEAREQGPLLGIPTGFLAGFGLGLMRTGAGIWELATFPIPIPADYKPLLSPRYPFEPGRTVVSPALIARPQQ
- the msrB gene encoding peptide-methionine (R)-S-oxide reductase, with protein sequence MNDTLPKSDEEWKARLTPEQFYVCRQKGTERPFSGEYYDCTEDGIYQCVCCGSELFDAQAKFDSGTGWPSFAAPLAPERISAEEDTSLSMRRTEVRCRRCGAHLGHVFPDGPPPTYLRYCINSIALRLVKR